Proteins encoded by one window of Bacteroidia bacterium:
- a CDS encoding Fic family protein, which yields MEKNIQKQAYSGKYFLTLHHNAFLMENILPIHLQEIIFGSSESKVSKQISKLLKEGKIRKIAPRIYSSNFTEPVDEIVSRNLFQILGKLYPGAILSHRSAFEFKPTKAGHIFLTYTYTKKVTLAGITLRFLEGHKPIEGDNPISGELYASQKPRAFLENLQQSKKTGPISKCLTLPEIEEKLEQIIRVNGEEEINKVRDSAKAIASKLKMEKEFKRLNKMISALLSTHTSKILSSPLAIARAFGAPYDPGRMKLFEELFRELQKREFKNRPDRNTTAKSFRNFAFFESYFSNYIEGTVFEVDEAKQIIETNKPLAARNEDSHDILGTYHIVSNRKEMSTTPNTSDDFLTMVLYRHKILLSARENKNPGQFKDKNNFAGNIAFVDFNLVKGTLMQSFDFYKGLSHPFSKAAYMMFVMSEVHPFLDGNGRIARVMMNAELVKAGQSKIIIPTIYREDYMGALRRLTRQGDPDPYIRMLQRAHEFSENIFGDDMNEMQEYLIQTNAFLEHTEAKLKIITR from the coding sequence ATGGAAAAAAATATCCAAAAACAAGCCTATAGTGGAAAATATTTTCTAACTTTACACCATAATGCCTTTTTAATGGAAAATATTTTACCAATACACCTTCAAGAGATAATTTTTGGTTCATCAGAATCAAAGGTTTCCAAACAGATTTCTAAATTGCTGAAAGAGGGCAAAATCAGGAAGATTGCCCCTCGTATCTATTCATCAAACTTCACAGAACCAGTTGATGAAATAGTAAGCAGAAATCTGTTTCAGATACTCGGTAAACTTTATCCCGGTGCAATCCTGAGCCACCGCTCGGCATTTGAATTTAAACCGACAAAAGCAGGTCATATCTTTTTGACTTATACCTACACCAAGAAGGTAACCCTTGCAGGCATCACACTTCGATTCTTGGAAGGTCACAAACCAATTGAGGGTGACAATCCCATCTCAGGTGAATTATATGCATCACAAAAGCCAAGAGCATTTTTGGAAAACTTGCAACAGTCAAAGAAAACAGGACCTATTTCAAAGTGTTTGACCTTGCCTGAGATTGAAGAAAAGTTGGAACAAATTATCAGGGTGAATGGTGAAGAAGAAATCAATAAAGTAAGAGACAGTGCAAAAGCAATTGCATCAAAACTCAAAATGGAAAAAGAGTTTAAACGGTTAAACAAAATGATAAGTGCATTGCTCTCTACTCATACTTCAAAAATACTTTCCTCACCTCTTGCTATCGCAAGAGCTTTCGGTGCTCCTTATGATCCTGGCAGGATGAAATTGTTTGAAGAACTTTTTCGTGAACTGCAAAAGCGGGAATTTAAAAACCGACCAGACAGAAATACAACAGCAAAGTCCTTTCGGAACTTTGCATTTTTTGAAAGTTACTTTTCTAACTACATCGAGGGAACTGTTTTTGAAGTTGATGAAGCGAAACAAATTATTGAAACAAACAAACCACTTGCAGCAAGAAATGAGGACAGCCATGATATTTTAGGAACCTACCATATAGTTTCCAACAGAAAGGAAATGTCCACTACTCCCAATACATCAGATGATTTTCTGACAATGGTTTTGTATCGGCATAAAATTTTACTGAGTGCAAGAGAGAATAAAAATCCCGGTCAGTTCAAAGACAAAAACAACTTTGCTGGCAATATTGCATTCGTAGATTTTAATTTGGTAAAAGGCACACTCATGCAGAGTTTTGATTTCTACAAAGGATTATCACATCCATTTTCTAAAGCTGCTTACATGATGTTTGTGATGAGTGAAGTGCATCCGTTTTTAGATGGTAATGGAAGAATTGCACGGGTAATGATGAATGCAGAATTGGTAAAAGCAGGTCAATCAAAAATTATCATCCCAACAATTTACAGGGAAGATTACATGGGAGCATTAAGAAGATTGACAAGACAAGGAGACCCCGACCCATACATTAGGATGCTTCAGAGAGCACATGAGTTCAGTGAAAATATTTTTGGTGATGATATGAATGAAATGCAGGAATATTTAATTCAGACAAATGCATTCTTAGAACACACAGAAGCCAAACTCAAAATCATCACTCGATAA
- a CDS encoding LemA family protein, giving the protein MMIIGIVGGILLLLIVFFISVFNELTKERVLVQEAWSGIGAFLQQRLDAIPNLVEIVKGYAGHENKTLTDVIRARNESISALTPEAQVEAAKNLSAAMLNFKALAENYPDLKANQNFIRLQEQLADLEEKINQNRRYYNGTVREYNQSIAVFPKNIVAGMFGFKSSLFFTEDTEAAKAPKISF; this is encoded by the coding sequence ATGATGATAATTGGCATAGTTGGTGGCATCCTGTTACTGCTTATAGTTTTCTTTATTTCTGTTTTTAATGAACTCACCAAAGAGCGCGTACTTGTGCAGGAAGCATGGAGTGGCATAGGTGCATTTCTGCAACAACGGCTAGATGCTATTCCAAATCTTGTAGAAATAGTAAAAGGATATGCCGGACATGAGAATAAAACACTTACTGATGTAATTCGTGCACGTAATGAATCCATCTCGGCATTAACACCGGAAGCGCAGGTTGAAGCAGCAAAAAATCTGAGCGCTGCCATGCTCAACTTTAAAGCTCTTGCTGAGAACTACCCCGATCTGAAAGCCAATCAGAATTTTATAAGGTTACAGGAACAGCTTGCAGATTTAGAAGAGAAAATTAATCAAAACCGCAGGTATTATAATGGTACTGTACGGGAATATAACCAGAGTATTGCAGTGTTTCCTAAAAATATTGTTGCCGGAATGTTTGGTTTTAAATCCTCATTATTTTTTACAGAAGATACAGAAGCAGCCAAGGCTCCTAAAATTTCATTTTAA
- a CDS encoding DUF2207 domain-containing protein produces MKVTKLTLALLLLAVSSVHAISFTKYSNKLFTQEEYNTLIEKAALDVAKEMLFPERNFKEVYVNHQQEIIERSTPVILKKFLWLEKGYSTWPVAESVAGKRRKETYSREIQRGVRDALYADQVFLNKIFTINESDRIISFHSDIKVSKNGKLTVVETIKIYNGQGGSNDEIKRGIVRSFPTRYTTAMGFVSTVPFDFIEATRDGSPENYKKEKAENGVRIYFGKADEFLERGYYTYVLTYETAKQIIFHKENDELYWNVNGTGWSFESGKVSCRIVFPEQAKILENNCYTGVQGSVEKSCNFKITAPSVVEFSTQQLLNSNEGLTVSTTIAKGVLIAPDTTEKVFEAIKDNFILPAIIAALLFLIGMNYRAWLKVGRDPKAGSVFPQFEPPQNFSPADCGFLTTKSYKSHHFAASLVDCAVNRLVDIEVKEEGMIFKSPVYYFNKPVSVATESDILNLRKQWYGYDIQSLYGQKAEKGTYNSTIAAVYNGLEKHLKDRMEFTKGKSGSFKNLFTLNFSYVGWGILFLVLCVVGTIVYFILFNGTPLLVLSSIGLILAGIVIQILFARWLQAYSIEGRKILDHVLGFRMYLETTEQKKFDTMNPPDLTIQLFEKYLPYAIALECENQWSEKFETIINNTVEGGYQPAYFNMHGSNLNMRTFTSGLSSGISNTIASASTPPSSSGGGSGGGGSSGGGGGGGGGGGW; encoded by the coding sequence GTGAAAGTTACTAAACTGACATTAGCACTTTTGCTTCTTGCAGTATCATCAGTTCATGCAATAAGCTTTACTAAATATTCCAATAAACTCTTTACACAGGAGGAATATAACACACTCATTGAGAAGGCAGCTTTAGATGTAGCTAAAGAGATGCTTTTTCCTGAACGAAACTTCAAAGAAGTTTATGTAAATCATCAACAGGAAATAATAGAACGTTCAACTCCTGTTATTCTTAAAAAATTTTTGTGGCTTGAAAAGGGTTATAGCACCTGGCCTGTAGCAGAATCAGTTGCCGGTAAAAGAAGAAAAGAAACATACAGCAGAGAAATACAAAGAGGGGTACGTGATGCATTATATGCAGATCAAGTTTTTCTAAACAAGATTTTTACCATCAATGAAAGTGACAGAATCATTTCTTTTCATTCAGACATTAAAGTTTCAAAAAATGGTAAACTAACAGTTGTTGAGACAATAAAAATTTACAATGGACAAGGTGGCAGCAACGATGAAATAAAGCGTGGCATAGTGCGTAGTTTCCCAACACGCTATACAACAGCAATGGGATTTGTATCTACTGTGCCATTTGATTTTATTGAAGCTACACGTGATGGTAGCCCCGAAAACTATAAAAAAGAAAAAGCAGAAAATGGTGTACGCATCTACTTTGGAAAAGCCGATGAGTTTCTTGAAAGAGGTTACTATACCTATGTTTTGACTTATGAAACTGCCAAGCAGATAATTTTTCATAAAGAAAATGATGAGTTGTACTGGAATGTTAACGGTACAGGATGGAGTTTTGAATCAGGCAAAGTAAGTTGTAGAATTGTTTTTCCGGAGCAAGCAAAAATTCTTGAAAACAATTGTTACACCGGTGTACAAGGCTCTGTGGAAAAATCATGTAATTTTAAAATAACTGCGCCTAGTGTTGTTGAATTCAGTACACAACAATTGCTAAACAGCAATGAAGGTTTGACCGTTTCAACAACTATTGCAAAAGGTGTATTAATTGCCCCTGACACAACAGAAAAAGTGTTTGAAGCAATTAAAGACAACTTTATACTTCCTGCAATAATAGCTGCCTTGCTTTTTTTAATAGGCATGAATTACCGAGCATGGCTCAAAGTAGGTCGAGACCCTAAGGCAGGATCTGTTTTTCCACAGTTTGAGCCACCACAAAATTTTTCTCCTGCAGATTGTGGTTTCTTAACAACAAAGAGTTACAAGTCGCATCACTTTGCCGCATCATTAGTTGATTGTGCCGTGAATAGGTTGGTTGATATTGAAGTCAAAGAGGAAGGTATGATTTTTAAATCTCCGGTTTACTATTTCAATAAACCTGTTTCTGTAGCAACAGAAAGTGATATTCTGAATTTAAGAAAGCAATGGTATGGTTATGATATACAAAGTCTATATGGACAAAAGGCAGAAAAAGGAACTTACAACTCAACCATTGCAGCGGTTTATAATGGGTTAGAGAAACATTTAAAAGATAGAATGGAGTTTACCAAAGGTAAGTCGGGCAGTTTTAAAAACCTGTTCACTTTAAATTTTAGCTATGTTGGCTGGGGAATACTTTTTTTAGTTTTATGTGTTGTCGGAACGATAGTTTATTTTATACTTTTTAATGGAACACCTCTTTTGGTTTTATCATCTATTGGTTTAATACTTGCAGGTATTGTTATTCAAATTTTGTTTGCCCGGTGGTTACAGGCATATTCTATTGAAGGTCGAAAAATATTAGATCATGTTCTTGGTTTTAGAATGTATTTGGAAACTACGGAGCAGAAAAAGTTTGATACAATGAATCCACCTGATTTAACAATTCAACTTTTTGAAAAGTATTTGCCTTATGCCATTGCTTTGGAATGTGAAAACCAATGGTCAGAAAAGTTTGAAACCATAATAAACAATACCGTTGAAGGAGGCTACCAACCGGCATATTTCAATATGCATGGCAGCAATTTAAATATGCGCACTTT